From a region of the Flavobacterium branchiarum genome:
- a CDS encoding pyruvate dehydrogenase complex dihydrolipoamide acetyltransferase: MAIKVTMPRLSDTMTEGTVATWLKKVGDKISEGDILAEIETDKATMEFESFNEGTLLYIGIPAGETAPVDSLLAIIGEEGEDVTALIAGGDAPATEAPKAEAAPAATTEAVAPAKTATELPKGVVVVTMPRLSDTMTEGTVATWLKKVGDAVAEGDILAEIETDKATMEFESFNEGTLLYIGIQEGNTAPVDSLLAIIGPAGTDISGIAENYTAGGTAPAKATEETKTVPAQETAETVEVVSDGKRILASPLAKKIASDKGIQLSQVKGTGENGRIVKSDIENFTPATAATTAPAQPAATTAKAPEATVATPKVFVPAGEVFTEEIKNSQMRKIIAKRLAESLFTAPHYNLVIEVSMDEAMQSRATINSVPDTKVSFNDMVIKACALALKKHPKINSQWKEDAIIINHHVNIGVAVAVEDGLVVPVLKFTDAMSLSQIGASVRDLAGRAKNKKLGPQEMEGSTFTVSNLGMFGITEFNSIINQPNSAILSVGAIVEKPVVKNGQIVVGNTMMLSLACDHRTIDGATGAQFLQTLKQYIESPVTMLA, encoded by the coding sequence ATGGCGATAAAAGTAACAATGCCTCGTTTGAGCGATACTATGACGGAAGGAACGGTAGCAACTTGGCTTAAAAAAGTAGGAGACAAAATTAGCGAAGGTGATATCCTTGCTGAAATTGAAACTGACAAAGCAACAATGGAATTTGAGTCTTTCAACGAAGGAACTCTTTTATATATAGGAATACCAGCTGGAGAAACTGCTCCTGTTGATAGTTTATTAGCTATCATAGGAGAAGAAGGCGAAGATGTTACGGCATTAATCGCTGGAGGAGATGCTCCTGCTACTGAAGCTCCAAAAGCTGAAGCTGCACCAGCTGCAACTACAGAAGCTGTTGCTCCTGCAAAAACTGCAACTGAATTACCAAAAGGTGTTGTTGTAGTTACTATGCCTCGTTTAAGTGACACTATGACCGAAGGTACAGTTGCGACTTGGTTGAAAAAAGTTGGAGATGCTGTTGCTGAAGGCGATATTCTTGCTGAAATCGAAACAGATAAAGCAACAATGGAATTTGAGTCTTTTAACGAAGGAACATTATTATACATTGGAATACAAGAAGGAAACACAGCTCCTGTTGATAGTTTATTAGCTATCATTGGACCTGCTGGAACTGACATTTCTGGTATTGCCGAAAACTATACTGCTGGAGGAACTGCTCCTGCAAAAGCAACAGAAGAAACTAAAACTGTCCCTGCTCAAGAAACAGCAGAAACAGTTGAAGTAGTTAGCGATGGAAAAAGAATTTTAGCTTCTCCATTAGCTAAGAAAATTGCTTCGGATAAAGGAATACAACTATCACAAGTAAAAGGAACTGGTGAAAACGGACGTATCGTAAAAAGCGATATCGAAAACTTCACACCTGCAACTGCCGCTACTACTGCTCCTGCACAACCAGCCGCAACTACTGCTAAAGCTCCAGAAGCTACTGTAGCTACTCCAAAAGTTTTTGTTCCTGCTGGTGAAGTTTTCACCGAAGAGATCAAAAATTCGCAAATGCGAAAAATTATTGCAAAACGTTTAGCAGAATCATTGTTTACAGCTCCACACTATAACTTAGTGATCGAAGTAAGCATGGATGAAGCAATGCAATCAAGAGCTACAATAAATAGCGTTCCAGATACTAAAGTATCATTTAACGATATGGTAATTAAAGCTTGTGCTTTAGCATTGAAAAAACACCCGAAAATTAACTCACAGTGGAAAGAGGATGCTATCATCATCAACCACCATGTAAATATTGGTGTTGCAGTAGCTGTTGAAGACGGATTAGTAGTACCTGTATTGAAATTCACAGATGCTATGAGCTTATCTCAAATTGGTGCTAGCGTTAGAGATCTTGCTGGAAGAGCTAAGAACAAAAAACTTGGACCACAAGAAATGGAAGGAAGTACTTTTACAGTTTCTAACCTTGGAATGTTTGGTATTACAGAATTCAATTCTATTATAAACCAACCAAACTCAGCAATTTTATCAGTAGGTGCAATTGTAGAGAAACCAGTAGTTAAAAATGGTCAAATTGTAGTAGGAAACACAATGATGTTATCATTAGCTTGTGACCACAGAACAATTGATGGTGCAACAGGTGCTCAATTCTTACAGACATTGAAACAATACATCGAAAGCCCAGTTACAATGTTGGCATAA
- a CDS encoding hydrolase/aminopeptidase, translated as MKKIFLLTLFLVALACQKKEEAKQPTIVKDEHSFSKPDLAVVKHLDLDIKVDFETQSISGKASWLIDNVSKGNEIIFDENTLNITKVTLGDDEKETKFELGTAVELHGKPLHITIEPNTTKVNIYYNTTKDAIALQWLTPQQTADKKHPFLFSQGESIWSRTWIPCQDSPSVRFTYSAKVTVPKDLMAVMSAVNPQQKNDTGVYTFKQDKEIPSYLMAIAVGDIQFQSIDDRTGVYAEPSVLKKAAWEFAELGKMVVAAEKLYGPYRWGRYDVLVLPPSFPYGGMENPNLTFLTPGVLAGDRSLTSLLAHELGHSWSGNLVTNATWDDIWLNEGFTTYVEHRIGEEIFGKKEAEMQDVIGRKELDDNIAEFGKTNPDSRLKVSLTGKNPDDGINQIPYAKGYEFLKVIEHAVGREKFDAFIKNYFDAHAFKSITTEDFVNYLNENLIKNDKALADKIKAEDWIYKPGVPSNITPVNSEDFNAIDKIQKTWRKTGIKGLSQKIKSTTEKQHFIDYLPEDITPKEMAEIDAEFNFTKGGNFVIKRQWFVPAIRHKYTVAYPAIEQFMIATSRTGSLMTLYKEMVKTPEGKVWAKQIFDKAKSGYHATTIQSVENLLNK; from the coding sequence ATGAAAAAAATATTTCTACTAACCCTCTTTTTGGTAGCTCTGGCTTGTCAGAAAAAAGAAGAAGCAAAACAACCAACAATTGTTAAAGACGAACACTCTTTCTCAAAACCTGATTTAGCCGTAGTAAAACACTTAGATCTTGATATTAAAGTTGATTTTGAAACACAATCAATTTCAGGAAAAGCTTCTTGGTTAATCGACAATGTTAGCAAAGGCAACGAAATTATTTTTGACGAAAATACACTTAACATTACCAAAGTTACATTAGGTGATGATGAAAAAGAAACCAAATTTGAGCTTGGTACAGCAGTTGAATTACACGGTAAACCACTACATATAACAATAGAACCAAATACTACTAAAGTAAACATCTATTACAACACAACCAAAGATGCTATTGCTTTACAATGGTTAACGCCACAACAAACAGCAGATAAAAAACATCCGTTTCTTTTCTCGCAAGGCGAAAGCATTTGGTCACGTACTTGGATTCCATGTCAAGACTCCCCTAGTGTTCGTTTTACCTATTCTGCAAAAGTTACTGTTCCTAAAGATTTAATGGCTGTGATGAGTGCTGTAAATCCACAACAGAAAAACGACACAGGAGTTTACACTTTTAAACAAGACAAAGAAATACCATCTTATTTAATGGCAATTGCAGTTGGAGACATTCAATTTCAATCTATAGATGACAGAACAGGTGTTTACGCAGAACCATCTGTACTTAAAAAAGCAGCTTGGGAGTTTGCCGAACTAGGGAAAATGGTAGTTGCTGCCGAAAAATTATACGGACCCTACCGTTGGGGACGATATGATGTATTAGTTTTACCTCCAAGTTTTCCTTATGGCGGAATGGAAAATCCAAACTTAACATTCCTAACTCCTGGAGTTTTAGCAGGAGATCGCTCACTTACGAGTTTATTAGCACACGAACTAGGACATAGCTGGAGCGGGAACTTAGTTACCAATGCTACTTGGGATGATATTTGGCTTAACGAAGGATTCACTACCTATGTAGAACATAGAATTGGTGAAGAAATTTTCGGAAAGAAAGAAGCCGAAATGCAAGATGTTATAGGCCGTAAAGAATTAGATGATAATATCGCAGAATTTGGAAAAACTAATCCAGATAGCCGTTTAAAAGTATCACTTACCGGAAAAAATCCTGATGATGGAATAAATCAAATTCCGTATGCAAAAGGATATGAATTTTTAAAAGTTATCGAACATGCCGTTGGTCGTGAAAAATTTGATGCTTTTATTAAAAATTATTTTGATGCACATGCGTTTAAATCAATAACAACAGAAGATTTCGTGAACTACCTAAACGAAAATCTTATAAAAAATGATAAAGCTTTAGCTGATAAAATAAAAGCTGAAGATTGGATTTACAAACCTGGAGTACCATCAAATATAACTCCTGTAAATTCTGAAGATTTTAATGCTATAGACAAAATTCAAAAAACTTGGAGAAAAACAGGTATTAAAGGACTTAGCCAAAAAATAAAATCAACTACAGAAAAACAACATTTCATAGATTACCTCCCAGAGGACATTACTCCTAAAGAAATGGCCGAAATCGATGCTGAATTCAATTTTACTAAAGGCGGTAACTTTGTAATTAAGCGCCAATGGTTTGTTCCTGCAATTCGTCATAAATACACCGTAGCTTATCCAGCGATAGAACAATTTATGATTGCCACTAGTAGAACAGGATCTTTAATGACACTTTATAAAGAGATGGTAAAAACTCCTGAAGGCAAAGTTTGGGCAAAGCAAATTTTTGATAAAGCAAAATCTGGTTATCATGCTACAACAATTCAGAGTGTAGAAAACCTACTAAACAAATAG
- a CDS encoding glycosyltransferase: protein MSELKRLLIIGFVWPEPNSSAAGGRMMQLISIFREQGFDITFASPALDSDFMIDLPAYGIEKKTIALNCSSFDEYVKELNPSIVLFDRFMIEEQFGWRVSENCPDALRILDTEDLHCLRQARQKAFKENRSFVITDLLTEEVAKREIASILRCDLSLMISEFEMELLQTVFKIDASLLYYLPFLLEPISEEILNELPSFEERDNFIFIGNFLHEPNWNTVQYLKESIWPLIKKQLPDAVLNIYGAYPSQKVLQLHQLKSGFCIMGRADDAQAVVKQSRIVLAPIRFGAGLKGKLVEAMQVGTPSVTSTIGAEAMCGDLPWNGFIVDDPSDFANVAVTLYQNKEIWKEAQVRGIEIVNSRYLKDDFALDFINKIEYLQSNLISHRINNFMGSILQHHTLRSTKYMSKWIEAKNKI from the coding sequence ATGAGTGAGCTTAAAAGGCTGTTAATAATCGGTTTTGTGTGGCCTGAGCCTAATTCATCGGCGGCGGGTGGAAGAATGATGCAATTAATTTCAATTTTTAGAGAGCAAGGGTTTGATATTACATTTGCTAGTCCAGCTTTGGATAGTGATTTTATGATTGATTTACCTGCATATGGAATTGAAAAAAAAACGATTGCTTTAAATTGTTCTAGTTTTGACGAGTATGTAAAAGAACTAAATCCATCGATTGTTTTGTTTGATCGGTTTATGATAGAAGAACAATTTGGATGGCGTGTGTCTGAAAATTGCCCAGACGCCTTACGTATTTTGGATACAGAAGATTTACATTGTTTACGTCAAGCGCGTCAAAAAGCATTTAAGGAGAATAGAAGTTTTGTAATTACTGATTTATTGACTGAGGAAGTTGCTAAACGTGAAATCGCTAGTATTTTGCGTTGTGATTTGTCATTGATGATTTCTGAATTTGAAATGGAGTTGTTGCAAACAGTATTTAAAATTGATGCTTCATTATTATATTACTTACCTTTTTTATTAGAACCAATTTCAGAAGAAATACTAAATGAATTACCTTCTTTCGAAGAAAGAGATAATTTTATTTTTATTGGTAATTTTTTACATGAACCCAATTGGAATACAGTTCAATATTTAAAAGAATCAATTTGGCCTTTGATAAAAAAGCAATTACCCGATGCTGTATTAAATATATACGGAGCTTATCCGTCGCAAAAAGTACTACAATTGCACCAGCTTAAATCTGGATTTTGTATTATGGGGCGTGCAGATGATGCTCAAGCGGTAGTAAAACAATCCCGAATAGTTTTGGCTCCAATACGATTTGGTGCTGGTCTAAAAGGGAAATTAGTCGAAGCTATGCAAGTTGGAACACCGAGCGTTACTTCAACCATAGGTGCAGAAGCGATGTGTGGAGATTTGCCTTGGAATGGTTTTATCGTTGATGATCCTTCTGATTTTGCAAATGTGGCTGTGACTTTGTACCAAAATAAAGAAATTTGGAAGGAAGCGCAAGTAAGGGGGATTGAAATTGTTAATTCTCGTTATTTAAAGGATGATTTTGCTTTAGATTTCATCAATAAAATAGAGTATTTACAATCTAATTTAATCTCACATCGTATTAATAATTTTATGGGAAGCATATTACAGCATCATACCTTAAGAAGTACAAAGTATATGTCTAAATGGATTGAGGCTAAGAATAAAATTTAA
- a CDS encoding tRNA-(ms[2]io[6]A)-hydroxylase, producing the protein MLGLKLATDPRWVNIVESNIEEILTDHAWCEQKAASNAISLITYNSELEELVTELLVIAREELEHLQMVHDLIKRKGLTLGRERKDHYVNELFKFMKKDGSRKDALVDRLLFSAMIEARSCERFKVLSENIQDQELAKFYRDLMISEAGHYTTFLGFARKYTDNIDVDKRWAEWIEFETSIITNYGKQETIHG; encoded by the coding sequence ATGTTAGGATTAAAATTAGCTACAGACCCTCGTTGGGTAAACATTGTCGAATCGAACATCGAAGAGATTCTAACCGACCATGCGTGGTGTGAGCAAAAGGCTGCTTCAAATGCTATAAGTCTGATAACTTACAACTCAGAATTAGAAGAATTAGTAACAGAACTACTAGTAATTGCAAGAGAAGAATTAGAACATTTACAAATGGTGCATGATTTAATTAAAAGAAAAGGATTGACTCTTGGCCGTGAGCGTAAGGATCATTATGTAAATGAGTTATTTAAATTCATGAAAAAAGATGGTAGTCGAAAAGATGCATTGGTTGACCGTTTGTTGTTTTCTGCTATGATAGAAGCAAGAAGTTGTGAGCGTTTTAAAGTTCTTTCAGAAAATATCCAAGATCAAGAATTAGCAAAATTCTATCGTGATTTAATGATCTCAGAAGCTGGACATTACACTACTTTCCTTGGTTTTGCAAGAAAGTACACAGACAACATAGATGTTGATAAACGTTGGGCTGAATGGATTGAATTTGAAACTTCAATTATTACCAATTATGGCAAACAAGAAACTATTCACGGATAA
- a CDS encoding AsmA-like C-terminal region-containing protein translates to MANSNLKPILYRIVKYIGIGLVVILALLFITPYVFSDKIKEEIKKTANKKLNAELNYSDATISFFHHFPSLTLTLNDLKLNGSAPFQKENFVTAKEVSFGINISSLIFGETVSIDQIYLSNSFINVKVNKNGEANYNVYKSSEAEKTAESGNEDSSLKLEKIVIINSKIVYDDLSTKLHFDIFGFNYTGKGDLSKDIFDLYSKAKIEKLNILYENEPYLMNKKVDADLITKVNINSLSFLFEQNNLKINQLIVDFKGKFDFLKDGYNIDFIVKSDNSQLHDVFTAFPPKFITWLSKTDLKGNTNLLLTLKGKYIASQNIAPDLNVDLKINDGFVNYNKSSFPVSNLNLDVNTKLPSLNPDLLIVDAKNLALNINKDHLKSKFYVKGVNTPEVDVDLNSQIDLEKLTQALGIPDIELKGNLTGHVKAKGIFDLKKKLFPVTSGSIDLKNGYIKTKYYPNPITDINIVSKIDNKKGTFDDLKVKLAPAQITFEGKPFFITADLSNFNDLAYDIKAKGELDISKIYRVFSQKGLDLDGSIKADLVLKGKQSDAEKGNYSKLNNKGTLAIKNIGIVSEYLPKKFIIKEGIFKINQDKMFFKNFMSTYGQSDFKMNGYLQNVFNFMTTKNGVLKGSFTINSKYINVDEFMSSTTIETSNTTESISTKTIETPKVEVTQTGVIIIPKNFNLQFQANAQKVNFDKLALNNAKGNLKMNKGILTMQNTGFNLIGCDVTMDATYQSLTMKKALFDYSIKATDFDVKKAYNEIEMFRKMASAAEKAQGTVSLDYKLKGRLNANMEPVYPSIVGEGVISVKDIKLYGMKMFNAVSKTTNHEAIKNPQITKVDIKSSIKNNIITLERFKFKFAGFRPRIEGTTSLDGKLNIKMRLGLPPLGIIGIPMIIKGTKDNPKIKIGRKSEDLEETQDTEDK, encoded by the coding sequence ATGGCAAATAGTAATTTGAAACCCATTTTATACAGAATAGTAAAATACATTGGAATAGGGCTTGTTGTTATTTTAGCATTGCTTTTTATAACTCCTTATGTATTTTCGGACAAGATAAAAGAAGAGATAAAAAAAACAGCAAATAAAAAACTTAATGCTGAGTTGAACTACTCAGATGCTACTATTTCGTTCTTCCATCATTTCCCATCACTGACATTAACTTTAAATGATTTAAAATTAAATGGATCGGCTCCATTTCAAAAAGAAAACTTTGTTACTGCAAAAGAAGTTTCTTTTGGTATCAATATAAGTAGTTTGATTTTTGGAGAAACTGTCAGTATCGACCAAATATATTTGTCTAATTCTTTTATCAATGTAAAAGTTAATAAAAATGGAGAAGCAAATTATAACGTTTATAAATCGTCTGAAGCAGAAAAAACAGCTGAGAGTGGTAACGAAGACTCCTCTTTAAAATTAGAGAAAATTGTAATCATTAATAGTAAAATAGTCTACGATGATTTATCAACAAAGCTACATTTTGATATTTTTGGATTTAATTACACTGGAAAAGGAGATTTAAGTAAAGATATTTTCGATTTATATTCTAAAGCAAAAATTGAAAAACTTAATATCTTATATGAGAACGAACCTTATTTAATGAATAAAAAGGTAGATGCTGACTTGATCACCAAAGTAAATATAAACTCATTATCTTTTCTTTTTGAACAAAACAATTTAAAAATAAATCAGCTTATAGTCGATTTTAAAGGAAAATTTGATTTCTTAAAAGATGGGTATAATATTGATTTCATCGTGAAATCCGACAATAGTCAGTTACACGATGTTTTCACAGCATTCCCTCCTAAATTCATTACCTGGCTATCAAAAACAGATTTAAAAGGAAATACAAATCTATTACTTACTTTAAAAGGTAAATATATTGCCTCACAAAACATTGCTCCTGATTTAAATGTCGATTTAAAAATAAACGATGGGTTTGTGAACTATAATAAAAGCTCCTTTCCTGTTTCAAATTTAAATCTAGATGTAAACACAAAATTACCTTCATTAAATCCTGATCTTTTAATTGTTGATGCAAAAAACTTAGCTTTAAATATCAATAAAGATCATTTAAAATCTAAATTTTATGTAAAAGGAGTAAATACTCCTGAAGTAGACGTAGATTTAAACAGCCAGATAGATCTAGAAAAACTAACTCAAGCATTAGGAATTCCAGACATTGAATTAAAAGGGAATCTTACTGGACATGTTAAAGCAAAAGGAATATTTGATTTAAAAAAGAAACTTTTCCCTGTAACTTCAGGGAGTATAGACCTAAAAAACGGGTATATAAAGACTAAGTATTATCCAAATCCAATTACTGACATAAATATTGTATCAAAAATTGATAATAAAAAAGGAACTTTTGATGATTTGAAAGTCAAATTAGCTCCTGCGCAAATAACCTTCGAAGGAAAACCCTTTTTTATTACTGCAGACTTAAGTAACTTTAATGATCTTGCTTATGATATTAAAGCAAAAGGAGAATTAGATATAAGCAAAATATATAGAGTTTTTTCACAAAAAGGACTAGATTTAGATGGCTCGATTAAAGCTGACTTAGTTTTAAAAGGAAAACAAAGTGATGCAGAAAAAGGAAACTATAGCAAACTCAATAACAAAGGAACTCTAGCAATAAAAAATATTGGTATTGTATCTGAATACCTACCTAAGAAATTCATTATCAAAGAAGGGATTTTTAAAATAAACCAAGACAAAATGTTTTTCAAAAACTTTATGTCAACCTATGGTCAGTCAGATTTTAAAATGAATGGATATTTACAAAATGTCTTTAATTTTATGACAACCAAAAATGGTGTTTTAAAAGGATCATTTACTATAAATTCAAAGTATATCAATGTCGATGAATTTATGTCGAGTACAACAATTGAAACAAGTAATACGACAGAAAGTATTAGTACAAAAACTATCGAAACTCCTAAAGTAGAGGTTACACAAACGGGAGTTATCATAATTCCGAAGAATTTTAATTTACAATTTCAAGCAAACGCGCAAAAAGTTAACTTTGACAAACTTGCTTTAAATAATGCAAAAGGAAATCTTAAGATGAATAAAGGAATTTTAACCATGCAAAATACTGGTTTTAATTTAATAGGTTGTGACGTAACCATGGACGCCACTTATCAATCTTTAACGATGAAAAAAGCTTTATTTGACTACAGCATCAAAGCAACTGATTTTGACGTTAAAAAAGCTTATAATGAGATTGAAATGTTTAGAAAAATGGCAAGTGCAGCAGAGAAAGCACAAGGTACTGTTTCTTTAGATTACAAATTAAAAGGACGTCTTAATGCCAATATGGAACCTGTTTATCCGTCGATAGTTGGTGAAGGTGTAATTTCTGTAAAAGACATTAAACTTTATGGCATGAAAATGTTCAATGCAGTTAGCAAGACAACGAATCATGAAGCGATTAAAAATCCACAAATCACTAAAGTTGACATTAAGAGTAGCATAAAAAACAATATAATTACCTTAGAACGATTCAAATTCAAATTTGCAGGTTTCAGACCAAGAATAGAAGGAACGACTAGTTTAGATGGTAAATTAAATATTAAAATGAGATTAGGCTTACCCCCTTTAGGAATCATAGGAATTCCAATGATAATCAAAGGAACCAAAGATAATCCTAAAATAAAAATAGGTAGAAAATCAGAAGATCTAGAAGAAACTCAAGACACTGAAGATAAATAG
- a CDS encoding ISAon1 family transposase has translation MGRQKCFPKSRIVTDRFHVQKLATQAVQEERIKLRWEIIEQENIQYERSKNTGKPYSPELLSNGDTKKQLLARSRYVLFKTPNKWTTSQALRAQLLFELYPSIKKAYKLAQGLCYIYENNTNKNTARLKLAQWYNTVEDSGFRSFNTIAKSIQIHYESILNYFNNRSTNASAESFNAKIKEFRAQFRGVRDIEFFLYRLTKLYA, from the coding sequence GTGGGAAGACAAAAATGTTTCCCTAAATCTCGAATTGTCACTGATAGGTTTCATGTACAAAAACTAGCTACTCAAGCTGTTCAAGAGGAGCGAATAAAATTAAGATGGGAGATTATAGAACAAGAGAATATTCAATACGAAAGAAGTAAAAATACAGGAAAACCATACAGTCCAGAACTACTCTCAAACGGAGATACTAAAAAACAGCTTTTAGCACGCTCTAGATATGTATTGTTTAAAACTCCAAACAAATGGACGACTTCACAAGCCCTTAGAGCACAGCTATTATTTGAATTATATCCATCAATTAAAAAAGCTTACAAACTAGCGCAAGGTCTATGTTATATCTACGAGAACAATACCAATAAAAATACAGCAAGATTAAAATTAGCCCAATGGTATAATACAGTAGAAGATTCTGGATTTAGGTCTTTCAATACCATCGCAAAATCAATACAAATACATTACGAATCGATTCTGAACTATTTTAATAATAGAAGTACAAATGCTTCGGCAGAATCTTTTAATGCCAAAATAAAGGAATTTAGAGCTCAGTTCAGAGGTGTAAGAGATATTGAATTCTTTCTCTATAGATTAACTAAATTATATGCATAA
- a CDS encoding ABC transporter permease, with amino-acid sequence MNLEYFIAKRLITAKDHKSSISAPIIKIAISAIAIGIIMMLVSVATGIGLQKKIREKVSAFNGQVIISNYDNNQSEVTISPISIKQDFYPKFTSVPEVNHIQAIASKAGIIRTEAAFEGIIFKGVGADYDWNNIKEYLVDGKLPDFTKTINEEVLLSRFLADRLNLKVGDAFNTFFIKEDQNKLPNVRRFKIAGIFNSGFQDFDATYIIGDIRHIQRINKWAPDQVGAFEVFLKDFGSIKTTGDKIYQQTSSTLDTKTIIEKYSYIFDWLELFDFNIIVILGIMIIVATINMVVALLVLILERTQMIGILKALGANNWVIRKIFLYNALYLIVRGLFWGNLIGISLLLIQQQFGIIQLNPENYYVNQAPVYLNWGYVLLLNLLTITVCFLVLLIPSYIITKISPVKAIRFD; translated from the coding sequence TTGAATCTAGAATATTTTATAGCCAAAAGACTTATTACTGCCAAGGATCATAAAAGCAGTATCTCTGCGCCAATTATAAAAATTGCAATCTCGGCTATTGCAATCGGAATAATAATGATGTTGGTTTCGGTAGCAACTGGAATTGGATTGCAGAAAAAAATACGTGAAAAAGTATCGGCTTTCAATGGACAGGTAATAATCTCTAATTACGATAACAACCAGTCGGAAGTAACAATCAGTCCAATATCCATAAAACAAGATTTTTATCCTAAGTTTACTTCAGTGCCAGAAGTAAACCATATTCAGGCAATAGCAAGTAAAGCTGGAATAATAAGAACCGAAGCAGCTTTTGAGGGAATTATATTCAAAGGAGTTGGTGCCGATTATGATTGGAATAATATAAAGGAGTATTTAGTTGATGGTAAACTTCCAGATTTCACTAAAACCATTAATGAAGAAGTTTTGCTATCTCGGTTCCTTGCTGATAGGTTAAACCTGAAAGTAGGGGATGCGTTCAATACGTTCTTTATAAAAGAAGATCAAAACAAATTACCAAATGTTCGTAGATTCAAAATTGCAGGAATCTTCAATTCAGGATTTCAGGATTTCGATGCTACCTATATAATAGGGGATATTCGCCATATACAGCGTATTAATAAATGGGCTCCAGATCAAGTTGGAGCATTTGAGGTTTTCTTAAAAGACTTTGGAAGTATAAAAACTACGGGAGACAAAATATATCAGCAAACATCATCAACACTCGACACAAAAACCATTATCGAGAAATACAGCTACATTTTTGATTGGTTAGAGCTTTTCGATTTTAATATAATAGTTATTCTAGGTATTATGATTATAGTAGCAACTATAAATATGGTAGTTGCATTGTTAGTTTTAATATTAGAACGTACACAAATGATAGGTATCTTAAAAGCATTAGGTGCTAACAATTGGGTTATTCGGAAAATATTCCTTTATAATGCGCTTTACCTAATAGTAAGAGGATTGTTCTGGGGTAACCTTATTGGGATTTCACTTTTGTTAATCCAGCAGCAGTTTGGGATTATTCAACTTAATCCTGAAAACTATTATGTCAATCAAGCGCCAGTTTATCTCAATTGGGGATATGTGTTATTGCTGAATCTGCTTACCATAACAGTTTGTTTCTTGGTACTATTGATTCCTTCCTATATAATAACGAAGATTTCTCCAGTCAAAGCAATACGATTTGATTAA
- a CDS encoding YkgJ family cysteine cluster protein yields MKEILNNLNKLAKDKHIENKKYFDKLKKKQPKNLDYVMQELHDAEFRKTDCLKCANCCKTTGPLFTDADIERISKHLRQKPQQFIEQYLRIDEDKDYVLQSVPCTFLDNENYCMIYDVRPKACREFPHTDRKKFQQISDLTLKNVAMCPAAFNIVEAMKKRLPL; encoded by the coding sequence TTGAAAGAAATTTTAAACAACTTAAATAAGTTGGCCAAAGATAAGCATATCGAAAACAAAAAGTATTTCGATAAGCTTAAAAAGAAACAACCTAAAAATTTAGATTACGTAATGCAGGAATTACATGATGCTGAATTTAGGAAAACAGATTGTTTAAAATGTGCTAATTGTTGCAAAACAACAGGGCCATTATTTACAGATGCTGATATCGAGCGTATCTCAAAACATTTACGACAAAAGCCGCAACAGTTTATTGAGCAATACCTTCGTATAGATGAGGATAAGGATTATGTTTTGCAAAGTGTTCCATGTACTTTTCTAGATAATGAAAACTATTGTATGATTTATGATGTGCGACCTAAAGCATGTCGTGAATTCCCGCATACAGATCGCAAAAAGTTTCAGCAAATTTCAGACTTAACACTTAAAAACGTTGCAATGTGCCCAGCAGCATTTAATATTGTAGAAGCAATGAAAAAACGCTTGCCTTTATAA